The Nicotiana tomentosiformis chromosome 9, ASM39032v3, whole genome shotgun sequence genome contains the following window.
AGGATTAGTTAGTTCAATTATATTATCCATGACATTTATATGGGTTAATATGCTTAAGTTAAGAGGGTAATTTGAAAGGGATTTTTTtgttcctatacactatttaaaATCTTATTACTAAAAATGTCCCAGTTTTGAAATTTACCCGACCTAAATATGTTTTagctacaaaaaatatacatttgtTTAATCTAGACTCTTTTCTGCGGTAGACTTCCTTATTTAGACGCGCGATTTTGTGATAGCTTATATTTCAGTTAGAAATTTTAGACGCAATCATCGCACCATAATCAAGGCAAACATATCTGTAGAATGCTTCTATTATGCAGATTTTCACTGGTTATCATCATACTATAATCAAGGCAATATATCTGTAGAATTCTTCTATTACGCAGATTTTCTCTGATTTTCCACAAGTCAACAAACTACAAAAAAAAGCTTCTCAAGAAAACAATTGCAAACAATTaactacaattgaattgaatttcaTGACATAATGTCAAAATTGGCGATTATATTTTAGCTCAATGGTCGGTGGGATAACATTGGGAGATACAAAGATTTTGATGTTGACAAAATTGTAGTCAATGAAGATTCTTGCAGAGCATCTAATGATCGATACCTCTGCAAAAACCATCGAAATCAAATACACTCTCAACGAACGTTGTCCTCCAATGGAATTCAGAACGATATGAGAGTTCGAGTGTATATGGagactaaaaaggaaaataaaaacttAGGAATGTATCCATTGTGTATAACAGTACGTGATTTCGATTTGAAATGCAGTATGTCGAATGCGAGCACAATTGCAGGTTTGCTATGTTTTTCCAGTGCTGATGTTTTTCAATTTTAGTgttctacaattttactacaaatTAGCTACAACTATACTACATAACAAATGTAGTTCAACTGTTATGTCTCTAAATACATTTGAAGTGTAATTGTTATACATAGGTCTGAATTACTATACTTTTAATTGAGTGCAGGTACTTCTGATTATCGTAATACTAATGTGGTACAATTCTCAAGCAATTGTAACACAATTGGAGAAGTATCAGAAACAGTGAAGTTGATTGATATGCCAACATCTTCGACAATTGTGGAATATGAAAGTATCATCATAACAGAACATATGCCAAATGTAATTGAAGTAGGCCAAGTTTACCAAGACAAGCAAATAATTGTCAGTGCAATGAAGCACTATTCTGTCATGAATAAGTTTCAATTTAGGGTGAAAAGGTCTAGTGCAAGAAGGTAGGAACATTTTATTTGTCAAATTCATAGTGTATAAGTTGTAGTTTttatgtatataaattgtatataaattatttaaaataatttgttGTGCATAAACAACCTCGTATTCTGTAGCTACAATtttcataatattttttttaattatttttattttgtagctACTGCCTCGTATGTGTTGGGGACAATTGTACGTGACACTTCAAGTCCACCAGCATAAATGAATCATCATTGTTCCAGGTTCGAAAATTCAACAGCTTGCACACATGCTCTTTGATGGACAACACATATATACAACGCAAAGCTACTGCCATGGTAGTtggcagcatggtgatgccaaaataTACGGATCCTAATATAATATACACACCAAAAGACATACAAACTGACATGTTGTCGGAACATGGTGTGAACTTAACATACATGCAAGCTTGGAGAGCAAAGGAAAAGGCTTTGAAATTTTTGAGAGGTCATCCTGCTGATTCCTACAATCGCTTGCCGAGTTATTTGTATATTCTGGAGAAGAGTTATCCGAGGTCGGTGGTGAAATTGTATAAGACTGAAGATGGCTGTTTCTTGTATGTATTTGTTGCTCTTAGTACGTCCATCGAGGGTTGGGAGCATTATAGGCTAGTTGTAATAGTCGATGGCACCTTCTTAAAGTCAGCATATAGGGGAATCATGCTAACAGCTAGCACAATGGATGCAGCAGGTAATGTAgattaattgtaaaaatattataataaagttatttctgagactgtattttttatattttcaagttTTATTACTGAAGTTGAATTTCTTTTTGCTACCTATATGATAGGTAGCATATTACCACTAGCATACGCCGTTGTTGATTCAGAAAATGACACATCATGGAGGTATTTTTTTGAGCAATTCAAACATGCATATGAAGAAAAACCAAATATGTGTGTTTTTTCAgaccggaatgagagtatattgaaGGCAACATCTACTGTTTATACCGGCATGCCACATTATGCTTGCATGTGGCATATTTGGATAAATGTAAGGTCAAAGTTCAAGAAAGGTCATCTAAAGTTAAGCGAATTGTACTCTGTCACGACACGATCATACACACTTGATGAATTTAATGAAAGAATGTCAAAGATTGAAGAGATCGACACACGTGTTAAAGCATACCTATACGATAGTAGCTATCACAGATGGTCTCGGGTACATGCTACGGTGAACAGAACATGGACGATGACATCAAACATTGCAGAGTCCTTGAATGCGGTAACCAAAGATGCAAGAGAGCTGCCCGTAGTTGAACTATTAGAGTACATGAGGACTCTTCTTGAACGTTGGACTAATGAAAAGTTATTGAATGCAAAGGGTACATTCACATACCTTggaaaaaaatacaacaaagagtTGGAGGACAACATGACATTATCGCAGAAGATGAGAATAAGTTTTGGCCAATAACATCAG
Protein-coding sequences here:
- the LOC117278404 gene encoding uncharacterized protein produces the protein MVVGSMVMPKYTDPNIIYTPKDIQTDMLSEHGVNLTYMQAWRAKEKALKFLRGHPADSYNRLPSYLYILEKSYPRSVVKLYKTEDGCFLYVFVALSTSIEGWEHYRLVVIVDGTFLKSAYRGIMLTASTMDAAGSILPLAYAVVDSENDTSWRYFFEQFKHAYEEKPNMCVFSDRNESILKATSTVYTGMPHYACMWHIWINVRSKFKKGHLKLSELYSVTTRSYTLDEFNERMSKIEEIDTRVKAYLYDSSYHRWSRVHATVNRTWTMTSNIAESLNAVTKDARELPVVELLEYMRTLLERWTNEKLLNAKGTFTYLGKKYNKELEDNMTLSQKMRISFGQ